The following are encoded in a window of Flavobacterium sp. WC2421 genomic DNA:
- a CDS encoding cation:proton antiporter, producing MTIIISLCLLLLVAYLFDLTASLTKIPSVILLLLLGWVVREATFLFSIEVPDLTSTLPILGTIGLILIVLEGSLELELNKSKIGLIKKSSLGAFLPLIVLAFSLAYLLYYYGGYSFKDSLTNAIPFCVISSAIAIPSVRNLSSSQKEFIIYESSLSDIFGVVFFNFIAFNTSFGIETFGYFCLEILFIIVISFVATILLSFLLNKIDHHIKFVPIVLLIILIYEISKIFHLPALIFILVFGLSIGNLDELRHYKWTRQFKLDLLNKEVSKFKELIIEATFLVRALFFLLFGYLIKTAEIINTDTLIWAIGIVVILFILRFIQLKISKMPLFPLLFVAPRGLITILLFLSITPEHTIVLVNKSLIIQVILLTAFIMMLGLMITAKQRETILEERRKAKAKALKETEKI from the coding sequence ATGACCATTATAATTTCACTTTGTCTGTTGTTGCTAGTAGCTTATTTATTTGACCTAACTGCCTCATTGACTAAAATACCTTCAGTAATCTTATTACTCCTTTTGGGTTGGGTAGTGCGAGAAGCAACTTTTCTATTCAGTATAGAAGTTCCAGACCTAACTTCAACTTTACCTATATTAGGGACTATTGGACTTATCCTTATTGTATTAGAAGGCTCATTAGAGCTTGAGCTTAATAAATCTAAGATAGGACTTATTAAAAAATCCTCTTTAGGAGCGTTTCTTCCTTTGATTGTGCTGGCTTTTTCACTTGCTTATTTATTGTATTATTATGGCGGTTATTCTTTTAAAGATAGTCTTACTAATGCAATTCCTTTTTGCGTTATAAGCAGCGCTATTGCTATTCCAAGTGTTCGGAATTTATCTAGCAGCCAAAAAGAATTTATCATCTATGAAAGTAGTTTATCTGATATATTTGGGGTAGTTTTTTTTAATTTCATCGCTTTCAACACTAGTTTTGGCATAGAGACATTTGGTTATTTTTGTCTGGAAATTTTGTTTATAATCGTGATTTCTTTTGTAGCAACCATACTACTTTCTTTTTTATTGAATAAAATCGATCATCATATTAAATTTGTTCCAATCGTTTTACTGATTATTTTGATCTATGAAATTTCAAAAATATTCCATTTACCAGCACTTATTTTTATCTTGGTGTTTGGTTTGTCAATTGGAAATTTAGATGAATTAAGGCATTACAAATGGACACGTCAATTCAAACTTGACCTTCTAAACAAAGAGGTTTCGAAGTTTAAAGAATTAATAATTGAAGCTACATTTTTAGTTAGAGCCTTATTCTTTCTCTTATTTGGTTATTTAATTAAAACGGCTGAAATTATAAATACCGATACCCTAATATGGGCAATAGGAATTGTTGTTATTCTTTTTATTCTACGATTTATTCAGCTTAAAATATCTAAAATGCCTTTATTCCCATTGCTTTTTGTAGCACCAAGAGGTTTAATTACCATTTTACTATTTCTTTCTATTACTCCAGAGCACACTATCGTTTTAGTCAATAAGTCATTAATTATTCAAGTTATCTTACTGACTGCTTTTATTATGATGTTAGGATTAATGATAACTGCTAAACAAAGAGAAACCATTTTAGAGGAAAGAAGGAAAGCAAAGGCAAAAGCACTAAAAGAAACAGAAAAAATTTAA
- a CDS encoding cysteine desulfurase family protein, with the protein MKKVYLDNASTTAIRTEVIQEMAQIMAQDYGNPSSTHSFGRNAKSILELSRKSIAKHINATAQEIIFTSCGTEANNWILRSAVKDLKVKRIITSKIEHHAVLHTIMALQQEYNIQVDYVRVKPNGAIDLTDLTDLLAQDRKTLVSLMHVNNETGTVLDLKRVSVICKEHNVLFHSDTVQSIGKTNVDLQELSIDFLVASAHKFHGPKGVGFAFVRKNSGLQPLFYGGEQEKGLRPGTEAVHQIAGMAKALDLSYSNLEEEKKHISALKFYLIEQLEKEFPGFKINGNLDDFYNILNVLLPFSADKTAMILFHLDMKGIAVSRGSACQSGSIRPSHVLAEILSDEDLKKPSLRISFSHYNSLEDVDLLIAGLKSMK; encoded by the coding sequence ATGAAAAAAGTATATCTCGATAACGCATCAACAACAGCTATTAGAACTGAAGTCATTCAAGAAATGGCTCAAATCATGGCTCAAGATTACGGAAACCCTTCGTCTACGCACAGTTTTGGTCGCAATGCCAAAAGTATTTTGGAACTTTCCAGAAAATCGATTGCTAAGCATATCAATGCAACAGCACAAGAAATTATTTTTACTTCCTGCGGGACAGAAGCTAATAATTGGATCCTGCGTTCAGCCGTTAAAGATTTAAAAGTAAAGCGTATTATCACAAGTAAAATAGAGCATCATGCTGTTTTGCATACTATTATGGCGTTACAACAAGAATATAATATTCAAGTTGATTATGTAAGGGTTAAACCCAATGGTGCAATCGATTTAACAGATTTAACGGATTTGTTAGCGCAAGATAGGAAGACGTTAGTGAGCTTGATGCATGTTAATAATGAAACGGGGACTGTTCTAGACCTTAAAAGAGTTTCGGTTATATGTAAGGAACATAATGTGTTATTTCACTCGGATACAGTACAATCGATTGGCAAAACGAATGTAGATTTACAAGAGTTGTCTATTGACTTTCTAGTTGCAAGTGCTCATAAGTTTCATGGTCCTAAAGGGGTTGGATTTGCTTTTGTTAGAAAAAACTCTGGACTTCAACCTTTGTTTTATGGTGGAGAACAGGAAAAAGGACTACGTCCGGGTACAGAAGCGGTGCATCAAATTGCCGGAATGGCTAAAGCGTTGGACCTTTCTTATTCTAATTTAGAAGAGGAGAAAAAGCATATTTCTGCATTGAAATTCTATCTAATTGAACAATTAGAAAAGGAATTTCCGGGTTTTAAAATTAATGGTAATTTAGATGATTTTTATAATATATTAAATGTTTTATTGCCTTTTTCGGCTGATAAGACGGCAATGATTTTGTTTCATTTAGATATGAAAGGGATTGCTGTTTCTCGAGGCAGTGCTTGTCAGAGTGGTAGTATAAGGCCATCACATGTATTGGCAGAAATACTTTCTGATGAAGATTTGAAAAAACCGAGTTTACGTATTTCTTTCAGTCATTATAATTCTTTGGAAGATGTCGATTTATTAATTGCTGGTTTGAAAAGTATGAAATAA
- a CDS encoding Smr/MutS family protein codes for MFNKGDKVSVLDEAINGVVVSTKEKEITIETEDGFMMTFFVNELIKVNNSSNLMDSIKRINVDEIAKEKAIPKARSFVKERKDKNEISAPEFDLHIEKLVPNKRGMSNYDILTLQSETAKRHIEFAIRNRIPKIVFIHGVGEGVLKAELDFLLGRYDNIAFQEGNYQKYGQGATEVFIKQNSK; via the coding sequence ATGTTTAATAAAGGAGATAAAGTTTCAGTACTTGATGAAGCAATAAACGGAGTTGTTGTTTCAACCAAAGAAAAAGAGATTACTATTGAAACTGAGGATGGATTTATGATGACATTTTTTGTCAACGAGTTGATTAAAGTAAACAATTCCAGTAACTTAATGGATTCTATTAAAAGAATCAATGTAGATGAAATTGCTAAGGAAAAAGCAATCCCAAAAGCAAGGAGTTTTGTAAAAGAACGCAAAGATAAGAACGAAATTTCGGCTCCTGAGTTTGATTTACACATTGAAAAATTAGTTCCTAATAAACGCGGAATGTCAAATTATGATATTCTAACTTTACAATCAGAAACAGCTAAAAGGCATATCGAATTTGCGATTAGAAATCGCATTCCGAAAATAGTTTTTATTCATGGTGTTGGTGAAGGAGTTCTAAAAGCAGAGTTGGATTTTTTATTGGGACGCTATGATAATATTGCTTTTCAAGAAGGTAATTATCAAAAATACGGACAAGGAGCAACGGAGGTTTTTATAAAACAAAACAGTAAATAA
- a CDS encoding DUF1003 domain-containing protein — protein sequence MKPINTFISDLSKKEFPLTDKVSGKLIRNPILELMKADFPNFKSDQFLSIKELNLYREKYISNYLSNEIGELSKIESKVIGELDGYDSVVSKVEDEIEVRTVGQIVADKVADFGGSWRFIILFGIFIVLWILANIYILLNKGFDPYPFILLNLILSCLAALQAPVIMMSQNRQEEKDRDRARKDYMINLKSELEIRMLHEKLDHLIRHQQEELIEIQKIQIEMMNDILSRISKEI from the coding sequence ATGAAACCAATTAATACTTTTATAAGTGATCTTTCCAAAAAAGAATTTCCATTGACGGATAAAGTTTCTGGAAAATTAATTCGGAATCCAATTTTGGAATTAATGAAAGCAGATTTTCCTAATTTCAAAAGCGATCAGTTTTTATCAATAAAAGAGCTTAATTTATATAGAGAAAAATACATCTCCAATTATTTGTCAAATGAAATAGGGGAGTTGTCAAAAATCGAATCTAAAGTTATTGGAGAACTGGATGGTTACGACTCTGTAGTAAGTAAGGTGGAAGATGAAATTGAAGTTCGAACCGTTGGGCAAATTGTAGCTGATAAAGTAGCCGATTTTGGAGGTAGTTGGCGATTTATTATTTTATTCGGGATATTTATTGTGCTTTGGATTTTGGCTAATATTTATATTCTCTTGAATAAAGGGTTTGATCCTTATCCATTCATTTTATTGAATTTAATTTTATCTTGTCTTGCTGCACTTCAAGCTCCGGTAATTATGATGAGTCAAAATCGTCAGGAAGAAAAAGACCGAGACCGAGCAAGAAAAGATTATATGATTAATTTAAAATCTGAATTAGAAATAAGAATGCTACATGAAAAGTTAGATCATTTAATTCGGCATCAACAAGAAGAATTAATAGAAATTCAGAAAATTCAAATTGAGATGATGAATGATATTTTAAGTAGAATTTCAAAAGAAATTTAA